Below is a genomic region from Cynocephalus volans isolate mCynVol1 chromosome 14, mCynVol1.pri, whole genome shotgun sequence.
tctaataattAGATTTTTCCTTTCAACATAGTCACCTATGAATAGTGACAGTTTTTGCTTCCTTAACAATCTCcagacttttaatttctttctcttgtcataCTGCAATGGCTAAGACTGCCACTACAATGTTGAGTAGACAGGACAATAGTGAGAGAACTTATCTTGGTCTACTTTTAATGTTTTGCCATTAAAAACGATTTTTGCTTTAGGCTTTTGGTAGATGTTTGTTATCTAGGTTAAGAACATGATCTTTATTCCtatttgctaagagtttttaaatAAGTGTTAACTTTTTTCAAATGCTGTGTCTACATCAGTTGTGGTGAACTCCCAGTGATGTTGCCCTGCTCACCTCTGCAACCTCATTTCTTTACCCTCCCTGACCCATTTCAGCACAGGAACCTTTTCCAGGTTCCTCAAGTCACCCTCCCTGTCACTCACCTCTCCCATGGGGGATGGGGCCACTAGGGTTGCAGTCGTAGAGCCTGAGGACCCGTGTGATGTCCGAGGCACTCAGGTTCCATCTCTGGCCAATGTGAACACTGGGGGCCCACAGTGGTATGATGGTGGGCAGCCCTCGCCGGCTGAAGGCAAACCTAGAACCCAGTGGAGGAAGCCTGAGTCTGGATCACAGCAGGGGCTGAGAGGGTGGtgcagagggaggaagaaaagcagaGGGGGCCTCACCTCCCATAGTGCAGCACTGAGGAGTAGTCGTAGGGTGCCAGCATGTTGCTGCTCTGAGATTTGATGAAGTTGATTTCAAAGCCtttaacaaacacacacacacacacacacacacacacttggagATGTATTgggagggcaggtgggagggcaggtgggggaTGGAAAAGAGATTTCTGGGAATTTATAGCCCACATAAGCTGAAGGATCTGAAACCACAGCCAAGTGTGCTGCTGCTTGTGCTGGTTCCTGTCTCCATGCACCTTTATTGCCCTgctctgcccccctccccctgAGAGGGGTTCAAACCTACACTAGGTGATGTGGAAGCACAGGGACCTTGTGGCTAGGCAACCATCACCTCCTAACACTTCtccacctctccttcctcctctcattTATCTTCCCTGGGACTAACCTCTGCCTAAGCGACATCGTCCACGAAGTCACATGCTGCTTCTACTTGGAGTGTTTTGaacacccacccccacacaatAAAGCATCTACCCTCTGGCCCAGCTTTAAAGACCTGCTGTCCCACCATCTGCAGTCATGACTCGACCACGACACTCCCCCAGATTTGGAGCCCACAGTCCCTGTCTCCTCGGTTGGCTGGAATGCCAACTTCTCCCCCTCACTCAGGTCTCCAGGCCTGGGAGAAGCGAGGTTCCCCTCAACTTCCCTCCTGACCTTCACAGTGAACTCCAGAAAGAGCCATGCCCACCATCTTTGCTCCCCCAAAGCCTGCAGACATCGGCAGCCACTTCCACACCCTCCTCCCCTATAAGGTCACCAGCAGCCTCTGACCACCAAGCAGGGCAGCATTCCAACACCTCCATGTCCCACCCCTGCCTGAAATACCTGCCTCTACAGAGtgcttatttcttccttttgaaaacCCTTAAACATAACTTTGAATAGGCAGTACGTTCATCTGGCTCAAGAATATCAAGTGACAGAAGTCTCCTGCTCCATCCTACTTCCAAGCTCCATCCTCCGTGCCCCCACAGTAGTTGTTAGTCTGTATATCCTGGCAGAGCTTGTTCTACACACattaaatattctcatttttcttccattcttaaGAGAAACCATATTTGCCCTATTAGGGTAGCTGgtgttttaatctgttttattgTTAGGAAAACAGTTCCTGAGTTCGTTGgtgctggttaactcagtttctGCTTTTCCCTTTAATTTCTTCCTGCTTTCGTTAGTTTTAACTTGGATCGACATGCttaatttgttctatttttactGATACAAGTATTTAAGTCTACACATTTTCCCTGAGCATTGCTTTAGCTACGAACCACAGCTTTTAATATAGCATTTCATGATAATTTTAGGATTTCTATGATTTCTTTAActctaaaaacaaattttttgttCTAATTTCCAAGTGAGAAGTTTGGTTTCGATTTGTTGTTAGTTTCTACTTTCTATTCTTTATCAGGATCAGAATGCTtgtattaattttactttttcaaatttgGAGTTTTTCATGGCATATCATATCAAAGTTTAAAAAGGCTCACAGTCTATTTTCAGGGTACAGAGTCACCCATCACCCCCCGCATATGCACTTCCCAGCCTAGTGTAAGTCGATCTCCCTCCCCTGACCCTTTGTAAGGTGCTACCCACATGCCTGAGTGCCCCTCTCTGGGGACTCCACGCATGCTCTTCCCCGGCCCCCTCACCTTGCCAAcagcgcagcagcagcagctcttgTGCCAGAAGCCCTCTGCCAGCAGGAAACTTTCAACTCCCACACTCCCAACAAAACTCCTGGTTATGACCCCCTCTGCTCCCTTCCCTCATAAGGCAGTCACCtttattcttccttcctcccaAGACCGGCCATGGAAACCACGAGGACAGGGAGCCCACCCTCCCTGGGATCAGATCCCCAACACCTGCCCAGCGTGCAGCTGCTTTGTACCAGCATCAGGCAGTGGCCCACCCCCCGCCTCGGCTCCCCTCTGCCGCCACCGTTGGCTGCCATGGTCTCCTGTGCTTGCTGTCCCACAGGGTGACCACCTCACACATCTGAGCACTGCAGCACTGTCCCCCGGCGCCTGGCCCTCGCACATGCTGCCTGCTACCTCCAGGGCTCCCGCTTCAGCTCAGCTCCGCCAGCTGgccctggcccctgccctcacTCCACACAGCGGTGTCTGGCACACGAGGGACAGCTAGTTGAGCACCCGATGAGTACAGATCTTAGGACACTGCCAGCCTCATCAGGTGACTGACAGTGTCATGGAGGAAGAATGAGACAAAGCAAACGTTGACCTAGCTCGGGCCTGACTGTGTGCAGACAAATGGGGGCTTGCagcccagagcagcagcagctggaCCGTTCCCCAGGTCCCCAAGAAAAGCAGGAGCCCACCTTGCCCACGGGAAttaggcagggggtggggaggacaggcAGCCTCTTCCACGGGAGCCAGGTGACTCCTCAGGCCCTGGCCTGAGCCTGCCGTCCTCTCTCCCCCGGAACTGGCCTTGCCTGTGCATGACCCAGTGTACCTGGGAGGATCTCGTTCCAGTCGACACGGATGTAGTGGTCCCGATCAGCCCGTGCATGCTCATGCCAGAAGCCCAGCACGTGCATGAGCTCATGCAGGACGATGCCCCGGCCCTTCTGGAGACAGGCAGGTGCCAGGGACACCACCTGCATCCCACCACTGCGCCCCACGCTGGAGAAACACCTGCAGGGCCACGACACAGGGCTGAGTGGCTCCAGCCTGGAGAAAGACCCACCCAGgtctcttcccctcctcccaagTTGTGGGATAGACAAGCACCAGATGGGCAGTCCCTATCCTGGACTCTAGTCTGTTTGCTGTCCCCCCAAGTCCCATTACCACCTGTTCTTTTGAGATGGGCATAATGTAACCCCATTTCCAGcctgggctgtggggagggggtgggaactCATGTTCACATGGACAACAAGAGAAGCTGCTCACTGAGTGCACCCACACAGAGAGCCCCGAGTCAGAACTTGCAGACACATTATCTAGCCCCTAGCAAGCTGGGAAGTAGGCACTGCCACCCAGCCcagagagaaggcaggagaggcTCAGGGTTAGGGGAGTTGCCTGGAATCGCAGGACTCACTGTAGAACCAGGACCCACAGCCTGGTCTGTCCCACAAAACCTGCACTCACCACACCACATGGTCTAGAGATGAGGTGGAGTGAGGGTCTAGCACCCAATTCCTGTCCCTGCCCCACCTTTCACTCTGCAGGTCCAGCTCACATTGGGCAAAACACTCAGAGTGGCCAGGGGGATGGACCCAGAAACAGGTGTTGGACAATGGCTTAGTTGTGGGCTGAACACAGAAGCAAGCTGAAACACACCCCAGGAGCACTTACCCATACATGGGGATGATAGAAATGAAGTCTCTCTGGCCCTGGTAGGCCACAAACCTGATGCACGTGAGACGTTCAAACTCAGCAAATGCCTCCAGGATGACTTCGCGGCTGGGCTTGTCTGGGGAGGACACCCTGGCTGAACCCCCCTGAGCCCTTGTGGCCCTCGGAAGTCCACACGGGGGGGCTCGGCGCAGGGCTTTGACCTCACTCTCCCAAAATAGAGAGCCAAGAAAGGGCAGCACAGTAGGGCTGGGGAGGAAGGCTGGGCTCCGGACAGGCCCTGGCTGGGTGAACTTGGGTAGATCACTGTCCTCTGGACCGTGTGGTCTACAAGAGGGACCAGAGAGTCCCTAAATATCCCTTCCCTTATCAGCTCTTCCAGGATTTTAGCCCTCTCAGGAGGCCATTGAGAATAAAAGGGCTTCTGTGGAAGGGCCCTTCAGGTTGTGGTGGAGAAGATGTGACAATGTAAGAGGAGGGGGGGTTCCGGGAGGAGCCCGAGCTGCTTCAGGAAGAAGGGCTGGGGCAGCGAGGGAGGCCTGAGCCACACCCGCTCACCGTACTTGCTGGAGAGCAGGAAGGGGACCTCCACAAGACCACCAGCGCTCTTGGGCCACTTATTGCTGGTCGCTGACACTCGGAAGGGACTCTGAGGAGAGAAGGCAGCTCAGGAGTCCTTGAAGACACAGGCCACTCAAGCTTCATACCCCCAAGGGTGCCACCAGACTATAGATGTACCAGGCAGGGCCTGGGTGTGAGGGTGGGGAGACCATTAGAAACGGGATGGAAGTCAAGGGGCTCGCTATGAGAATCGTGACATACAAGACACCATTCTCTGGTCTGTGATGATACTGGCATCACAACGTATTCTATCAGGCAGATGAACAAAAGATTGGCCCTTGAGGAGGTTGGCTAGGAGTCCGGCACCCCAGGGTGCCTGGTTCAGGAGGGCTCTGCTCTCCAGCTGGCAGCCCCACCCCAGCACTTCAGCAGTGCCCAGCTCAGAGCACAGCCACCCGCCAAGCTTCCCTGAATGAGGGAGGAAGATGGGGACGACAGGGTCCTGGTCAGAGTGGTGTTAAGGCAGCACTGACCTCAGCAGTTCCCTTCTCCATTCTTCCACCAACCAGAACGCTTAGAGGCACAGGTTTCACAGCACCCCAGCCTGTCCTGCCCCACCAGCCAAAGGTTCTACTTGATGCTGCTCCGTGGTGGTCACACGGCCACCTCCCCCACTCACCCACTGGATACCTGGGGTTGCTGCGCAGCCCTGGGGCCAGCCTCGGGCTCTCCAGCTGCACCTTCAGCGGGCAGCCTGCAGCCAGCAGGACAGTCTTGCTTTCCACGCGGTCACTGTCTTATTCAGGAGCCTTCTGCCATCTCTAGTTGCCTAAGATTTGGCACTGCTCTGCTGAACACAGTGCGTTTCCTTCTGGCCAGCAAGTCGCCCTGGTTCCCACCAGCCTCTTCACTTCTGACTTGGCCCCTCAACCCCAGCTGAGATGGTCTCTCCACATTACTCCTTGCTCTGGCTTTCCCAGGTCATCACTGCCACCCAGGCCCTTCAGCAGCTACTCTGCCAACCCCTGCTCATCTCTTCCTTTATCCCAGTATTTCCTGAGTGCCTTCCTTGGGCAGGGTACCAAGCAAGGACTTGAGGGCTCAAACCTcctccttcaggaagccctcTTGGGCTGACTGTGCCAGCACGTCAGATATCACCCCTCCCCGCCACCCTCATTTAGTGCTCAGGCTGGCTTATTCCTGATAGAACATTCACTCTCACCTTGACAAAAGGTGTCTATCATCAAGCCCTCAAAAACAAAGATGTGTCCCTCACAGGTCAAACCCCATGACACCTAGGGAGGCTCAGAGAGTCTCCATCGCCACCTGTGAGCCTATCCACAACCCACGAGTTAGTGTGCGTGCACTCACCGGCCGGACAATGTCCCCCTCCACAAGGAAGCTGCTGTCTGGGTTTTCCTCTGGGATgagccctggggagggagggagggagggaaggatgctGTTGGCCCATGCCCCCAGGACACAGACTCTAGGGACAGGCCGAGCAACCCCCAGGGTCTGTCCCTCCTCTGACTTTGGAGCTGGAGCTTCCCTGAGCACTAaggctgtgtggcctcaggcaggtCACACAGTCCCTCTGAGTCCCAGCCTACAAGTGTGTGATACCATACCTGTCCATCTGTATGGGGGACGAGATCGAGATGCCAGACAGGAATGGTGATTGGGTAAACAGACACCACTTCAACACTGATGATCTTACACAGCAGGAAACCAAACTTCAGCATTTCTAACAACTACTTCGAAGTTGCAAAGATATCCAACAGAATCACTCTTGAGTATGCTTTCTGCCAACCACACAATTCTAAGGTAAAATATGTTGAATATTCACGACCTTAATAAGGTCACTGAAATAGGTGTATTAGGAGGGGATAGGAAGTATGTGGCAGAATGACACTTATGCACTTTTATAAAGCAATTTTTTTATATGTAGGTGAAATAACATTTTCCCTTGAAAGCAATTATCTTATGAAAACTTAAGTGTAATTAAGTTTAAGGTGGGAAGCGGGAGAGGGCCGGGGAAGAACACAGGCTCAGCCTGAGCCCCTGGGAGCTCTGCACCACCAGTGGCACTACAGACTTGGCCCACCATGAGGCAGGGGCCAGACTTACATCTGTTATGAGTCACTGTGAGCCTCCCAGACAGGGGAAGGAGACAGCTCCTTTAGCCAAGGGCCATTCTTAGGTAATGGGTACAGCCATGAGGCGTTAGCAGCCAACATTCCCAGCAGCTGGGGACAGTCAGGTGCTTCCCAGTAAAGGGAAGGGCATGGGCATGGGCAGCTGTCACTACTAGGCTCACAGATGCTGCTGGGGCCAGCAGCTTCTGAGTGTTTTCTCATGGCATTTGAAAAATCTATGCCAAGGAAGACTCATTCATTCTAGTTACCTCCAGACCATTCACAATGAGCAGAAGGTGGGGTGGTACCTGGCCCAAGGTTCAGCAGGTGCTGGGCTCCCTATCAGCTCTCAGAGAAACGAGGCAGATCACACCAGTAgattcccaccccacccctacgGCAAGGTCACCCCCTTCCACCAACACTCCAGCCCAAATGGCTCCAACATCTGAACTCCAGTCTTTGTCTACCGGCTTTGTCCCAGGCTCTCTGTATGTCCTCACTCCTCAGCCAAGATCCCCAGACAGGCAGGCCCTGAGCCTTAGACGACTTTGTCTTtgtccccccaacccctcccACCTTTTCCCTCAAGAGGGGGTTAACATGTCCTCAAACATCCACTATTGATTTAACTCAATGCCCAGCTCAGAGAGCCCCAACAACCTATGCTTTTATCAGGCCATTTTAAAAAACCTATGGTTTTTCCTCTTATAAAATTTACAATCCAcaagatacagaaaaatagaCTTCAGCAGTTGAATAAGCTGCTATATTTCCTCCCAGCCAGCTCTTTCTGCATGTCTAGGTGTTCCGCATGGCTTTCACACTATGTCTACAATATCATACATCCTCCAGGCCATGAGAAGACACCGTGCCCTCACCTTGGTTAATCGCAGGGATGTCCTCAtcccaggacacctgggtcccATCAGGGGTGAGGCCTTCTGGGAAGCTGGTACCACAGGCTCCTCCTGGGCAGCTGGAGGTGAAGGGCGCTCCTAGGATCAAACCTGTCCCAGAGAGACAGGTGCATACACACAGATTCCCCGTTCATTAAACAGGGTGACAGGATGGCAGGGCAGGGGTGTCAGACTGCAAGGCCCAGCCCTTTCATGAAGAGTAAGCCTCCAGCAGAGTCCTAGCAGCCtgccagtccccactgcccagccaCAACTGGTGCCAAGGCCTAGACAACTTCAAGGAAGGAGCTCCCTTTGCAGGACCAACACCTGACTCAAAGAAGCAGGGTATGTGCACCCCGCATATGAGATAGAGGAcgggcaggaaggagggagggagggacggacgGACCCGGGTTCTCATGCTGATGGCATGGGTAGGACTAGCCTCAACCCCGCTCCACAGCTCCCTTTCTCAGCCCAGGCTTTTGGAAAATGGGCTCAGCCTGGGTGACGCCTGGCCCAGCCAGGATGGAACGGGGGCTCACAGTCCCCTACCTCTCACCCCAAGTAGGTGTGAAGCACGACATCCACTGTCTCCCACCAGGCAGGCTTTCTGCTCCCAGGGTTTTCAGGAAGCCTCCCTCTTGGCCCCCAGGAGCTGACTTCTCTTAGGAACATCCCTGGAGGCGTCCATGCTCTGAGCCATTAAGCTCAGTTAAGATCCCTGAGGGCTCCAGTCACACCCCTCTGGCCTCTCCCCACACTCTAGGGGCTGGAGCTGCACCAGGAGGGCCAGGCAGCCAGCTTACCTGCCAAGGAAAGTAGACTCAGCACCCAAGGCCAGAGGCCTCCCACGTATCCCATTGTGGAGGCCCGCTGCCCCTCAGCAAGCAGGAGGACTGATGCCCAGCAGGACAAGGAAGCTTAAGTGCAGATTCAGCACCACCACCCCCTTAAATGGAAGCTTCTCCCGCTCccacctgcagcccctccccaACCACCTCTACCTGCAGCCCCTCCCAACAGCCTCCAGCTGCAGCCCCTCCCAACCACCTCTACCTGCAGCCCCTCCCAACAGCCTCCAGCTGCAGCCCCTCCCAACCTCCTCTACCTGCAGCCCCTCCCTAcagcctccacctgcagcccctCCCAACCACCTCTACCTGCAGCCCCTCCCAACAGCCTCCAGCTGCAGCCCCTCCCAACCTCCTCTACCTGCAGCCCCTCCCAACCACCTCTACCTGCAGCCCCTCCCTAcagcctccacctgcagcccctCCCAACCACCTCTACCTGCAGCCCCTCCCTAcagcctccacctgcagcccctCCCAACCACCTCTACCTGCAGCCCCTCCCTAcagcctccacctgcagcccctCCCAACCACCTCTACCTGCAGCCCCTTCCTACAGCCTCAACCTGCCATCTCTCCCAACCACATCTACCTGCAGCCCCTCCCAAcagcctccacctgcagcccACCCACTTGtggtccccacccccagcccaggcccaaGCCTTCTGGACTCTGGTCTGACCCTTACTGGCTGAAGTGGGTGAGAGGGTGGAGAGAGGCCCTTCTTGGGAGTGTGGCTCTTCTGAGTTCCCTTCCTGCCTCCAGGGGGCAGAGAAACATTGCAGAAATGCTCCAGGCCAGGCTAAGGCTCAAGTACTAGGAGGGACTTCATCCTCCAAGGTAGGGAGACCCCTTTTCCTGGCCCCGCCCTGTgctcagaaatgggaaaatctGCCTGAGACCCTGAGGCACCCCCAGTGTATATGTGGAAGGAGGGAAAGGTCACTACACTTTCATAAGCTTTTATTGTATTATACATGTAGAAAAGTGCAGAATCACAAGTGCGGGGCTCCGTGTAATTCCGCAACTGAATGCCACATGTGACCAGCACCCCAGAGAAGCCTGCCATGTGGGAAAGGTGGAACTCTTGAATATGCGGGCCCTTGCATGGACATTACCCCTCTTATCCTCAAACCCTTCTGGCCTCTAATCCCGCAACAGCTGGCATGATCCGTCAGtgtttattcccatttcacagattcaGAAACTAAGACTTTTTACCTATATTCCTCCTCTGTACCCCTCAGCTTCAGGGCCCCCACCTGGATCGAAATCCTAAAGGCAGTGTGtcggggctggcccgtggctcactcaggagagtgtggtgctgatagcaccaaggccctgggttcagatcccatatagggatggctggttagctcactgggtgagcgtggtgctgacaacaccaagtcaagggttaagatccccttacccgtcatctttaaaaaaaaaaaaaaaaaggc
It encodes:
- the ASTL gene encoding astacin-like metalloendopeptidase, which codes for MGYVGGLWPWVLSLLSLAGLILGAPFTSSCPGGACGTSFPEGLTPDGTQVSWDEDIPAINQGLIPEENPDSSFLVEGDIVRPSPFRVSATSNKWPKSAGGLVEVPFLLSSKYDKPSREVILEAFAEFERLTCIRFVAYQGQRDFISIIPMYGCFSSVGRSGGMQVVSLAPACLQKGRGIVLHELMHVLGFWHEHARADRDHYIRVDWNEILPGFEINFIKSQSSNMLAPYDYSSVLHYGRFAFSRRGLPTIIPLWAPSVHIGQRWNLSASDITRVLRLYDCNPSGPIPHGRGFQAYSSDRSPVSVSRPYLQRLLEALSAESKSSDPSGPGAGGQRVPAGFGESPHKWGPPTLGKFSMEALARPPQTLVSSARSKPGTDIPGIAPEQSWPVQEPTVPPAPAPQAGEQPAPIQAALGSLSVLGGCAPESRFREMPRD